Genomic window (Deinococcus sedimenti):
ATGCCAGTTCCAGGCGGTCTGCACGATGTCCTTCAGGTCCGTGAACTGCGGGGTGAAGCCGAGTTCCTCGCGGATGCGGGTGGCGTCCGCCACGAGGCGGGGCGGGTCCCCGGCGCGGCGGGGGGCCAGTTCGCGGTTCAGGGGCGTGCCGACGACCTCGTCCACGGTGTCGAGGACTTCCTTGACGCTGAAGCCGTGCCCGAGGCCCACGTTGAAAGTGCCGTCCTGGCGTTTGCCGCCCAGCAGGGCCTCCACGGCGAGGACGTGCGCGTCGGCGAGGTCCTGCACGTGCACGTAGTCGCGGATGCAGGTGCCGTCCGGGGTGGGGTAGTCGTCCCCGAAGATCAGCATCTTCTCGCGCTGGCCCAGGGCGGTCAGGGCGGCCATCTCGATCAGGTGGCTCTTGCTGGCGTGCGCCTCGCCGATATCACCCTCGGGCGCGGCGCCGCACACGTTGAAGTACCGCAGGATCGTGTACGGCAGGCCGTGCGCGGTGTGGAAGGCGTGGATCATGTTCTCGGTCATGAGTTTCGTCTCGCCGTACACGCTCTCGGGCTGCATGGCGGCCGTCTCGGGGATGGGGACGAGGTCGGTGGTGCCATACACGGCGGCCGTGGAGGAGAACACCAGCGGGATCTTGCGGGTCTCCACGATGCCCTGCAGCAGGTTCAGGCTGCCCACCACGTTGTTGCGGTAGTAGCGGGCCGGGGCGCGCATGCTCTCGCCCACCTCGATCAGCGCGGCGAAGTGGATGACGGCGTCGGGCTGGTGGGCGTTCAGCGCGGCGCGCACGGCCTCCGCGTCCAGCAGGTCGCCGCGCACCAGGGGCACGTCGGCGGGGAGGGCCTCGGCGTGCCCGCTCGACAGGTTGTCGAACACGACGACCTCGTGCCCGGCGCGGCGCAGTTGCCGTACCGTGTGTGACCCGATGTACCCTGCTCCGCCCACGACCAGAATCTTCATGGGCGCCAGCGTAGCGCGCTTCAGCGGGTCGGGGCGGCGGGCGGTCTGGGTGGGGCTGTGCTGCCGCGCACGACCAGCCGGGTCGGGAGGGTGACCGGGGCAGGCTCCTGCCCGTCCAGCAGGGCGAGGATGGCCGCGCCGACCGCCGCGCCCTTGTCGGGGGTGGGCTGCCAGACGGTCGTGAGATTCAGCGCGCCGGAGCTGGGCAGGTCGTCGTAGCCGATCACGCTCAGGTCGCCGGGAACGCTCAGGCCGAGGGTGGCGGCGGCCCGCAGGGCGCCCTGCGCGAGAACGTCGCTCATGCACACGACGCCCGTGACCTCCGGGTGGGCGCGCAGCAGGTCCAGGGTCAGGGCCTCGCCGTCGGCGGGGGTGTTCTGCCCGGCTTCCATCAGGTGCAGCGTGGCGTCCGGGTGCTCGGCCGTGGCGGCGCGGTAGCCCCGGATGCGCTGCGCGGTGGTGCGGTACGCGACCTGCGCTTCACGGGCGGGGCTGACCGGGCCGGGGTGGCGGTCCCCGGCGAGTTCCAGGCACAGCGCGCCCACCTGCCGGTGCCCGAGGTCCAGCAGGTGCGCGGCGGCGGCCTGCGCGCCCCCGGCGTCGTCAATGCCGACGTGGGCGCTGCCCCCCTGCGGGTCCTGATCGACGAGCACGGTGGGCAGGGCGCGGTCCAGCACGGCGCGCAGCAGCGGGCTGCCCTCGGCGGCGCAGTACACGATGAAGCCGTCCACGCTGGCGTTCCGGACGGCCAGGGTCGCGTCGGCCTGCGGGTCGTGCGGCGCGGCCAGCAGCAGGACGTTCAGGTCGCGGTCCTGCACGGCGCGGGTGACGCTGCCGAGGAACAGCGCGGCGGCCGGGTCGGCGAAGGCGTAGTCCAGCGGCGCGTCGTACACGACGCCGAGCACACCGGTGCGGCCCCGGCGCAGGCTGCGCGCCAGGGGGTCGGGGCCCTGGTAGCCCAGGTCACGGGCGGCGGCCAGGATGCGGTCGCGCAGGTCCTCGCTGAGCTGGTCGGGGCGGTTGTAGGCGTTGCTGACGGTGGCGACGCTGACGCCCAGCGTGCGTGCCACGTCCCGCAGGGTGGGTCGGCTGGCGGCGCGCGGCCCGGTGGGGACTGGCTTGGCGGGGGGCATGCCTGAATGGTAGCGTATGGACACCTGATCTGAAACGATTCAGATCCGACCCGCACCTCCCCCACCCCCCGAGGTCCCACCCATGACCACCGCCGCCCCCGCCACCACCCCCCAGCCCCGCGCGGAAGCCGCCCGCCGCGCCCTGAACACCGTCTTCATGGTGAACGGCGCCGTGTTCGCCACCTGGGCCGTGAACATCCCCGGCGTGCGCGACCAACTGGGCCTCACCCCCGCGCAGATCGGCGTGGCCCTGCTCGCCAGCGGCATCGGCGCCGTGATCAGCATGAGCCTCGTGGGCCGCTGGATCGCCCGCTGGGGCAGCGCGCCCGTCACCCGCGTCGCCACCGTGCTGTTCCTCCTCAGCCTGCTGCTGCCCGTCCTCGCGCCCAGCCTCCCCGCCCTGATCGCCGCGCTGGCCATCCTGGGCGCCACGAACGGCGTCATGGACGTCGCCATGAACGCCCAGGGCGTCACGGTCGAACGCACCCTGGGCCGCCCGATCATGAGCCGCCTGCACGCCTACTTCAGCCTCGGCAGCCTGCTCGGCGCCGGGGCCGGCAGCCTCCTGATCGGCCGCGTGTCCATCCCCCTGCACGCCGGGCTGATCGTCGCCGCGACCCTCCTGCTGGCCGCCGTCACGCTGCGCCTCCTGATCCCCGACCCCGCCGGGGACACCCCGCAGGACGATCCCCAGACCGCCTCCACCCCCGCCGGCCCGCTGCTGACCCTCCCGGTCCTACTGCTGGGCCTGCTGTGCTTCCTGGGCATGCTCGCCGAGGGCGCCAACTACGACTGGGCCGCGCTGTACTTCCGCGACGTCCTGAACGTCCCCGGCGGCGCCGCCGGACTCGGCTACGCCGCGTTCGTCGCCACCATGACCCTAGGCCGCTGGTTCGGCGACCTGGGCCGCGCCCGCCTCGGCGACGAACAGATCGTCCGCATCGGCTCCCTGGTCACCGCCGTCGGCCTCGCCGTGGCCCTGCTGTGGCGCGACCCGGTGCCCGCCACCCTCGGCTTCGCCCTCTCGGGCCTGGGCCTGAGCAACGTCGTCCCCGTCATGTACGGCACCGCCGGGCACGCCCTCGCCGGGCGCGGCATCGCCGCCGTCGCCGCCATCGGATACGGCGGGTTCCTCCTCGGACCGCCCGCCATCGGCTTCGTCGCCGACCACGTCGGCCTCGGCTGGGCGCTGGGCATCGCGCTGGGTAGCGCCGCGCTGATCACCCTGCTCGGCGGGCGGGCCTTCGCCCTGATCCGCCGGTAACGCGGACTTCAGGCCGGGCCGACGTAGCGGGCGCGGGGGCGGATGAACTGCCCCCCGGCGCGGGTTTCCAGGGCGTGGGCCAGCCAGCCGGTCGTGCGCGCCAGCGCGAACAGCGTGACGGCGTCCCCGGCGGGGCGGCCCAGCACGAGGGTCAGCGCGGCCAGCGCCAGGTCCACGTTGGGCGGCTCGGCGGTGTCCCCCGCGTGCGCGTGGATGACCGCGTGCGTGGCGCGCGTGACGGGATGCCCGTGGAACTGCGCCTCCAGGGCGTCCAGCAGCGCGCGGGCGCGCGGGTCGCCGTGCGGGTAGAGGGGGTGGCCGAAGCCGGGTGCGTGCCCGGCGCGGCGGGTGGCGTCGCGCATGGCCGCGCGGGTGTCGCCGTTCAGGGCCGCACTCAGGAGGTCGTGGGCGTGCAGGGCGCCCAGGCCGTGCCGGGGTCCCTGCAGGGCGCTCAGCGCCGCCAGGGTGCAGTGGGCGAGGCTGGCGCCGCCACTCGCCGTGACGCGGGCGGTGAAGGCGCTGACGTTCAGTTCGTGGTCGGCCAGGAGGATCAGCGCGCGGCGCAGCAGGTCCGCGCCGTCGGGGCGGCCCCAGGTGCGGGCCAGCCGGGCGTGCAGCGGCAGGTCCGGCGCGGGGGGCAGGCGGGCGTGCCGTTCGGCGGTGGCGTGCAGCAGCGTCAGGATGCGCGCGGCCTGACGGGGGCCGGTTTCCGGGCGGGTGTCGAGGGCGTCCGGGTCGTGCGCGCCCGCGTACGTCAGGGCGTAGCCCAGGGCTTCCAGGGGCGTGTCGGCGCGGGGGTGGTGGCTGAGGTTCAGCCGGGCGCGCAGCGGCAGCGTGGGCCGCGTGCCGGGGTCGCCGGTCCACAGCAGCGCGGCGACGTCCTCGACGGTGGCCGCATCGGCGAGGCTCAGCGCGTCCACGCCCCGGTAGGCCAGGGTGCCGTCCCCAATGCGGGTCAGGGCGCTGTCGAGGATGGGCGTCACGCCCCCGGTTCCCCCGGCGCGCAGCCCGTCGAGGCTGCCCTGCACGGCGGCCTGCACGCCCGCCTGCGGGTCGCGGCGGGTGGCCTGCCGCCCGGCGAGGGCCTGCACGTCGCCCGCGTCGTAGCGTCGCTGCCGGGTGCCGACGGGGCCGGGGACGCTGCGGATCAGGCCGCGGGAGACGTAGGCGTACAGCGTGGCGGGTTTCACACCCAGCTGCTCGCAGGCCTGCGACGTGGTGAGGGAGGTGTTCACTTCATCCAGCCTAACATTGATTCCAGAATCAAGATTGACGACATTGATGGCGCGGGACTAGCGTGCAGGCATGACCCAGGACGCCCCCGCTGTGCGTGACGTGCCGACGCCCGACCTCTTCCCCACCGCGTTCCCGGCAGACACCTTCCCACAGGTGATCTGGGAGGACGGCGAGCAGCCCGCCTCGCTGCCCGCGCAGGCCTGGACGACCGAGACCACCCACCGGGACGGGCAGCAGGGCGGCCTGCCCCTGACCACCGCGGATGGCCTGCGAATCTACGACCTGATGGGCCGCTTCACGGGGGGCAGCGGCGCGCTGCGGCAGGCGGAGTTCTTCGTCTACCGCCCCGCCGACCGCGCCATGCTGGAAGGCGCACTCGACCACTGGCGGGGCGGGCACCCGGTCGAGCCGACCACCTGGATCCGCGCCACCCGCAGAGACGCTGATCTGGTCGCCGGGCTGGGCGTGCGCGAGACCGGCATGCTGGCCAGTGCCAGCGATTACCACACCTTCCACAAGTTCACGCCGGGCGGCCGTGCCCAGGCGGCCCGCACGTACCTGGACGCCGTGCAGGCCGTGCTCGACGCGGGGCTGCGCCCGAGGCTGCACCTGGAGGACGCCACCCGCGCGCCCCGCGAGTTCATCCTCCCGTTCGTGGAGGCCGTGCAGACCCTAGCCGCGCCCTTCCCCGCCTCGCAGGCGCCGAAGTTCCGGGTGTGCGACACGATGGGGGTCGGCCTCCCGCTGGAGGGGGCGGCGTGGCCGCGCAGCGTGCCGCGCATGATCCGCGAACTGCGCGCCGCCGGGCTGAGTGCTCAGTCGCTGGAGTTCCACCCGCACAACGACACGCATCTGGTCGTGGCGAACAGCCTCGCGGCGGTCCTGGCCGGATGCGCCGCGATCAACGGGACGCTGCTCGGCAAGGGGGAACGCACCGGGAACGCCCCGCTGGAAGGCATGCTGCTGCACCTGAGCGGCCTGGGCCTGACCGGCGACGCGGACTTCACGGTGCTGAACGACCTGAACGACCTGTACGAGGAGCTGGGGCAGGGCGTGCCCGCCAAGTACCCGCTGTTCGGTCGGGACGCGCACCGCACCCGCGCGGGTATCCACGCGGACGGACTGAACAAGTTCTGGCCGATGTACGCGCCGTTCAACGTGCCCGCCCTGCTGGGCCGCCCGCTCGACCTGTCCCTGACGAAGGACAGCGGCGTGGCGGGCCTGATCTTCCTGATCCGCCAGCACACCGGCACCGAACTGGGCAAGGACCACGCGGGCCTGCGCGCCCTGAATGAGTTCCTGACCGCCGAGTTCGACGCGGGCCGCCAGACCGCCGTCGAGTGGGAGGAGATTGCTGAACGAGCCCTCAAGCTGAGCGCGGGGGGCCCGGTGGTACGCTCCGGGGTATGAACCCTGACCAGTACCGCGTCAAACCCGGCAAGAGCGTCCGATTAAAGGACTGGAACACCGACGACGACGGCGGCCTCAGCAAGGACGAGGGCAGGGAACTCACCGACGAGCTGCTGGAAGGCCTCGCCGAGTGGCAGGAGCGACTGTACGCCGAGAGCAAACAGTCGCTCCTGATCGTGCTGCAGGCCCGCGACGCCGGAGGGAAGGACGGCACGGTCAAGCACGTCCTTGGCGCGTTGAATCCGAACGGGGTGCGCATCTCGAACTTCAAGGTGCCCACCGACGAGGAACGCGCGCACGACTTCCTGTGGCGGGTGCACGCGCAGGCGCCCCGCGCCGGGCAGGTCGTGGTGTTCAACCGCAGCCACTACGAGGACGTCCTGGTGACGCGGGTGGACGGCATCATCGACAACAAGACCGCCAAGGCCCGCCTGAAACACATCGAGAATTTCGAGTCGCTGCTGACGGACAGTGGGACGCAGATCCTGAAGTTCTAT
Coding sequences:
- the galE gene encoding UDP-glucose 4-epimerase GalE → MKILVVGGAGYIGSHTVRQLRRAGHEVVVFDNLSSGHAEALPADVPLVRGDLLDAEAVRAALNAHQPDAVIHFAALIEVGESMRAPARYYRNNVVGSLNLLQGIVETRKIPLVFSSTAAVYGTTDLVPIPETAAMQPESVYGETKLMTENMIHAFHTAHGLPYTILRYFNVCGAAPEGDIGEAHASKSHLIEMAALTALGQREKMLIFGDDYPTPDGTCIRDYVHVQDLADAHVLAVEALLGGKRQDGTFNVGLGHGFSVKEVLDTVDEVVGTPLNRELAPRRAGDPPRLVADATRIREELGFTPQFTDLKDIVQTAWNWHKGHPHDFRK
- a CDS encoding MFS transporter, translated to MTTAAPATTPQPRAEAARRALNTVFMVNGAVFATWAVNIPGVRDQLGLTPAQIGVALLASGIGAVISMSLVGRWIARWGSAPVTRVATVLFLLSLLLPVLAPSLPALIAALAILGATNGVMDVAMNAQGVTVERTLGRPIMSRLHAYFSLGSLLGAGAGSLLIGRVSIPLHAGLIVAATLLLAAVTLRLLIPDPAGDTPQDDPQTASTPAGPLLTLPVLLLGLLCFLGMLAEGANYDWAALYFRDVLNVPGGAAGLGYAAFVATMTLGRWFGDLGRARLGDEQIVRIGSLVTAVGLAVALLWRDPVPATLGFALSGLGLSNVVPVMYGTAGHALAGRGIAAVAAIGYGGFLLGPPAIGFVADHVGLGWALGIALGSAALITLLGGRAFALIRR
- a CDS encoding citrate synthase family protein; translated protein: MNTSLTTSQACEQLGVKPATLYAYVSRGLIRSVPGPVGTRQRRYDAGDVQALAGRQATRRDPQAGVQAAVQGSLDGLRAGGTGGVTPILDSALTRIGDGTLAYRGVDALSLADAATVEDVAALLWTGDPGTRPTLPLRARLNLSHHPRADTPLEALGYALTYAGAHDPDALDTRPETGPRQAARILTLLHATAERHARLPPAPDLPLHARLARTWGRPDGADLLRRALILLADHELNVSAFTARVTASGGASLAHCTLAALSALQGPRHGLGALHAHDLLSAALNGDTRAAMRDATRRAGHAPGFGHPLYPHGDPRARALLDALEAQFHGHPVTRATHAVIHAHAGDTAEPPNVDLALAALTLVLGRPAGDAVTLFALARTTGWLAHALETRAGGQFIRPRARYVGPA
- a CDS encoding pyruvate carboxyltransferase; translation: MTQDAPAVRDVPTPDLFPTAFPADTFPQVIWEDGEQPASLPAQAWTTETTHRDGQQGGLPLTTADGLRIYDLMGRFTGGSGALRQAEFFVYRPADRAMLEGALDHWRGGHPVEPTTWIRATRRDADLVAGLGVRETGMLASASDYHTFHKFTPGGRAQAARTYLDAVQAVLDAGLRPRLHLEDATRAPREFILPFVEAVQTLAAPFPASQAPKFRVCDTMGVGLPLEGAAWPRSVPRMIRELRAAGLSAQSLEFHPHNDTHLVVANSLAAVLAGCAAINGTLLGKGERTGNAPLEGMLLHLSGLGLTGDADFTVLNDLNDLYEELGQGVPAKYPLFGRDAHRTRAGIHADGLNKFWPMYAPFNVPALLGRPLDLSLTKDSGVAGLIFLIRQHTGTELGKDHAGLRALNEFLTAEFDAGRQTAVEWEEIAERALKLSAGGPVVRSGV
- a CDS encoding substrate-binding domain-containing protein, with translation MPPAKPVPTGPRAASRPTLRDVARTLGVSVATVSNAYNRPDQLSEDLRDRILAAARDLGYQGPDPLARSLRRGRTGVLGVVYDAPLDYAFADPAAALFLGSVTRAVQDRDLNVLLLAAPHDPQADATLAVRNASVDGFIVYCAAEGSPLLRAVLDRALPTVLVDQDPQGGSAHVGIDDAGGAQAAAAHLLDLGHRQVGALCLELAGDRHPGPVSPAREAQVAYRTTAQRIRGYRAATAEHPDATLHLMEAGQNTPADGEALTLDLLRAHPEVTGVVCMSDVLAQGALRAAATLGLSVPGDLSVIGYDDLPSSGALNLTTVWQPTPDKGAAVGAAILALLDGQEPAPVTLPTRLVVRGSTAPPRPPAAPTR
- a CDS encoding polyphosphate kinase 2 family protein, producing the protein MNPDQYRVKPGKSVRLKDWNTDDDGGLSKDEGRELTDELLEGLAEWQERLYAESKQSLLIVLQARDAGGKDGTVKHVLGALNPNGVRISNFKVPTDEERAHDFLWRVHAQAPRAGQVVVFNRSHYEDVLVTRVDGIIDNKTAKARLKHIENFESLLTDSGTQILKFYLHVSPDEQRQRLQDRLTDPSKHWKFNPGDLEARAKWDAYTEAYESALGTSTSAAPWYVIPADRKWYRNLLITRILLNTLKSMDPQYPHVSFDPLEVEIK